One region of Syntrophobacter fumaroxidans MPOB genomic DNA includes:
- a CDS encoding PAS domain-containing sensor histidine kinase, with amino-acid sequence MGTQAILSGISLFTAWIALLVQPALCLAAPWDLTASDVEGRISDISSTAAVALLLILVMVLAVRTHRRANSAWGEPEPKYRTVANLSCDWESWTASDGRLLYVSPACERITGYRPGEFIEQPSLLREMILPEDRRLWDEHRHDVHAEQPSRETEFRIRRHDGSIRWINHACRTVTDERGEYLGVQSCNRDVTHLHEAQEALQRSEEQCRAFIALSTEGISLWEVDGPIPTTLAEDEQIERFYWHARLAECNDVFARMYGMGTAGEMLGARLGDILTPTETENIEFLRSFIRSGYNVKSCETYGYDQLRNRHSFRTGMVGRCVDGRLVEAWSIQHDMTDLARLHRQVRRADDEWQTTFDSIADPIMILDRGFRILRANPAAAAFLNVAPVAIPGKHCYTLMHGKDSPVPLCPVRAMMKTGIHTETELYDEKRKAWFLVSADPLPGPEGEVAGAVHTVKNITESKITRDAIRDSEAFNRSILASLNDRIAIIDGNGVILAVNAAWERFAAENDTSSPPRVGVGINYLDVCHRAVQTRDDLAEQALRGIRSVLNGRKESFSLEYPCDALSEKRWFAMRVMPFKRAGGGAVICHADVTERKRAEDEARRRMIELAHVTRVATLGELAASLAHEINQPLTAILSNAQAAQHFLAREVPETDEIRQILDDIIEDDKRVSEVIRRMRSLLKKGAASHERVNIHDAVLESVALIESASLLNGLSITTEFDAGMPIVCADPVQLQQVLFNLMVNAAGAMKNTPNPSRKIRIGTLLRDERTVQLSVTDSGTGIDEAVMAHLFEPFVTTKPGGMGMGLSISQTIIKAHGGTIGAKNNPEGGATFFFSLPLDKESRS; translated from the coding sequence ATGGGGACTCAAGCGATCCTGAGCGGCATATCGCTTTTCACGGCATGGATTGCGCTGCTCGTGCAGCCTGCGCTCTGTCTTGCGGCCCCATGGGACTTGACGGCATCGGACGTCGAAGGAAGAATCTCCGACATCTCCTCGACGGCGGCCGTTGCCCTGCTCCTCATCCTCGTAATGGTCCTCGCTGTCCGGACCCATCGCCGTGCGAATTCCGCCTGGGGCGAGCCGGAACCCAAATACCGTACCGTCGCGAACCTCAGTTGCGACTGGGAAAGCTGGACTGCGTCCGACGGGCGGCTGCTCTACGTGTCTCCGGCGTGCGAGCGCATTACGGGATATCGCCCGGGGGAATTTATCGAACAACCGTCTCTGCTTCGCGAAATGATTCTTCCGGAAGACCGCCGACTCTGGGATGAACATCGGCACGACGTTCATGCGGAGCAGCCGTCCCGCGAGACCGAGTTCCGCATCCGCAGGCATGACGGCAGCATTCGCTGGATCAATCACGCCTGTCGAACGGTAACCGATGAGCGGGGCGAATACCTGGGGGTTCAGTCCTGCAATCGCGACGTCACGCATCTTCACGAGGCGCAGGAAGCTCTGCAACGGAGCGAAGAGCAATGCCGCGCCTTCATCGCGCTCAGCACGGAGGGAATTTCGCTGTGGGAGGTCGACGGTCCCATCCCGACCACCCTTGCCGAGGATGAGCAGATTGAACGGTTCTACTGGCACGCCCGGCTTGCGGAGTGCAACGACGTCTTTGCGCGGATGTACGGGATGGGAACGGCCGGCGAGATGCTCGGAGCCCGGCTCGGGGACATCCTCACGCCCACGGAAACGGAAAACATTGAATTCCTGCGAAGTTTCATCCGTTCAGGCTACAACGTCAAGAGCTGCGAAACCTATGGCTACGATCAACTCCGCAATCGTCACAGTTTCCGAACCGGCATGGTCGGACGGTGCGTCGACGGACGCCTGGTCGAGGCATGGAGCATCCAGCACGATATGACGGACCTGGCGCGCCTGCACCGGCAGGTCCGGAGAGCCGACGACGAATGGCAGACGACTTTCGATTCCATCGCAGACCCGATCATGATCCTGGACCGCGGGTTTCGAATCCTGCGCGCCAATCCCGCAGCGGCAGCCTTTTTGAATGTCGCGCCCGTCGCGATTCCCGGGAAACACTGCTACACCCTGATGCACGGGAAGGACTCGCCCGTTCCCCTGTGTCCCGTGAGGGCGATGATGAAAACCGGGATCCATACGGAGACGGAGCTATACGACGAAAAACGCAAGGCATGGTTCCTCGTCTCCGCCGACCCGCTGCCGGGCCCTGAGGGTGAGGTCGCCGGGGCCGTTCACACCGTAAAGAACATCACCGAAAGCAAGATAACCCGGGACGCCATCCGCGATTCCGAAGCCTTCAATCGGAGCATCCTCGCCTCTCTCAACGATCGTATCGCGATCATCGACGGCAACGGCGTCATCCTCGCCGTCAATGCGGCCTGGGAAAGGTTTGCCGCGGAAAACGACACCTCGTCGCCCCCCCGGGTCGGCGTGGGGATCAATTACCTGGACGTTTGCCACCGGGCGGTCCAGACCCGCGACGATCTTGCGGAACAGGCGCTCAGAGGAATCCGATCGGTGCTCAACGGCAGGAAGGAGTCTTTTTCGTTGGAGTACCCCTGCGACGCCCTCTCCGAAAAACGGTGGTTCGCCATGAGGGTCATGCCTTTCAAGAGGGCGGGAGGCGGAGCGGTCATCTGCCACGCCGACGTTACGGAACGAAAAAGGGCGGAAGATGAAGCGCGCCGCCGGATGATCGAGCTGGCCCACGTCACGAGGGTTGCAACGCTCGGGGAACTGGCCGCATCCCTCGCCCATGAAATCAACCAGCCGCTGACGGCAATCCTGTCGAACGCGCAGGCCGCCCAGCATTTTCTGGCCAGGGAGGTGCCGGAAACGGATGAGATCCGGCAGATCCTCGACGATATCATCGAGGATGATAAAAGGGTCAGCGAAGTCATCCGGAGAATGCGTTCCCTTCTCAAGAAAGGGGCGGCCTCACACGAGCGGGTGAACATCCATGACGCCGTCCTGGAAAGCGTGGCCCTGATCGAAAGCGCTTCGCTGCTCAACGGATTGTCCATCACCACCGAATTCGACGCCGGAATGCCCATCGTGTGCGCGGACCCGGTCCAGCTGCAGCAGGTCCTCTTCAACCTGATGGTGAATGCGGCGGGCGCCATGAAAAACACGCCCAATCCTTCGAGGAAAATCCGGATAGGAACGCTGTTAAGGGACGAGCGGACCGTGCAACTCTCCGTCACGGACTCGGGCACGGGTATCGACGAGGCCGTGATGGCTCATCTCTTCGAGCCCTTCGTCACGACCAAACCGGGAGGCATGGGCATGGGACTTTCCATCAGCCAGACCATCATCAAGGCCCACGGTGGGACCATCGGGGCGAAGAACAACCCGGAGGGAGGCGCCACCTTCTTCTTTTCCCTTCCTCTGGACAAGGAAAGCCGGTCATGA
- a CDS encoding response regulator transcription factor — protein sequence MIEEKPFVYVVDDDLSVRKALDRLLRAAGHGVKTFSSALEFLDYKPVDAPACLVLDIRMPAFNGLDLQDHLAKREDSFPIVFITGHGTVPMSVRAMKAGAVDFLQKPFGDTDLLSVVGQAIEKDRESRRHRKEIRDLRQRLATLTPREHEVFAHVVAGMLNKQIAFALGTVEKTIKVHRARVMAKMGAESVADLVRFAEKLGIRSTPGQTQRHP from the coding sequence ATGATCGAGGAAAAACCGTTCGTGTACGTCGTCGATGACGACCTTTCGGTCAGGAAGGCGCTCGATAGGCTCCTGCGAGCCGCCGGCCATGGTGTGAAAACCTTTTCCTCCGCTTTGGAATTCCTGGATTACAAGCCCGTGGACGCTCCGGCTTGTCTTGTGCTCGACATCCGCATGCCGGCCTTCAACGGTCTGGATCTGCAGGACCATCTGGCCAAGCGGGAGGATTCCTTTCCCATTGTGTTCATTACCGGTCATGGAACCGTCCCCATGAGCGTCCGCGCCATGAAAGCGGGCGCCGTCGACTTTCTCCAGAAGCCCTTCGGCGACACGGACCTGCTGAGCGTGGTCGGGCAGGCCATCGAGAAAGATCGTGAGTCCAGGCGGCATCGCAAGGAAATCCGGGACCTCCGGCAGCGCCTGGCCACGCTCACACCCAGGGAACACGAAGTCTTTGCACACGTCGTCGCGGGCATGCTGAACAAGCAGATCGCCTTCGCGCTCGGCACCGTCGAAAAAACCATCAAGGTACACCGCGCAAGGGTCATGGCGAAAATGGGCGCCGAATCCGTGGCGGACCTGGTCCGTTTCGCGGAGAAACTGGGTATCCGCTCCACACCGGGCCAAACGCAGCGTCACCCTTAA
- a CDS encoding response regulator transcription factor — protein MEAEIPCNVFVVDDDASIRKALKRLLRANGYHVVTFDCAEAFLHSDCVRVGACLVLDIRLPGISGLDLYDRLVSLNVFNPVIFMTAHDSPQWLAEAARACAVAYLRKPFDQQQLLDAIHLACGRRQASNGGSAPKE, from the coding sequence ATGGAGGCCGAGATTCCCTGCAATGTTTTCGTGGTGGACGACGACGCCTCGATCAGGAAAGCTCTGAAACGATTGCTCAGAGCCAACGGATATCATGTTGTCACTTTCGACTGTGCCGAAGCCTTTCTCCATTCCGATTGCGTGCGGGTCGGAGCCTGTCTTGTCCTGGACATCCGCCTCCCGGGCATATCGGGGCTCGATTTGTACGATCGGCTCGTATCCCTCAACGTGTTCAACCCGGTCATATTCATGACCGCTCATGACAGTCCGCAGTGGTTGGCCGAGGCGGCAAGGGCCTGCGCCGTGGCATACCTGCGAAAGCCATTCGATCAGCAACAGCTGCTGGACGCGATTCACCTTGCATGCGGCAGGCGTCAGGCTTCCAACGGCGGGAGCGCCCCGAAGGAATGA
- a CDS encoding thioredoxin domain-containing protein has protein sequence MNRMTQTALFALVIAVSVFLFQGVGLAFYDDEEIMGKCSPLVGKTTKEQVYEACPAMKMNADVYYLNEDAIRQLKDVKDKVEVIAVLGTWSAESQQQAGRFFRILDATKNAGISVAVYAVDEDMSDKTGIAERYRVDTLPTIIFVRNGKELGRIIEAPKTTLEAETLAILSAKGA, from the coding sequence ATGAACAGGATGACGCAAACGGCCCTTTTCGCACTGGTGATTGCAGTCTCGGTATTTCTTTTCCAAGGAGTCGGTCTCGCTTTTTACGACGATGAGGAAATCATGGGGAAATGCAGTCCGCTGGTGGGGAAAACAACCAAGGAACAAGTCTACGAGGCCTGCCCGGCGATGAAAATGAATGCGGATGTGTATTACCTGAACGAGGACGCGATCCGGCAGCTCAAGGACGTTAAGGACAAGGTCGAGGTGATCGCGGTATTGGGAACATGGTCGGCGGAATCCCAACAGCAGGCCGGGAGATTTTTCAGAATTCTCGACGCAACCAAGAACGCCGGAATTTCAGTCGCCGTTTACGCCGTGGATGAAGACATGAGCGATAAAACCGGGATTGCCGAACGGTACCGGGTCGACACCCTTCCCACGATAATCTTTGTTAGGAACGGGAAAGAGCTGGGAAGAATCATCGAAGCGCCGAAAACCACGCTCGAGGCCGAAACGTTGGCCATCCTGAGCGCAAAAGGTGCATAG
- a CDS encoding response regulator produces MEHYDFDTDFSILIADDDESFSQLLADLLLSQNFDVRYIRGPKYNIERILESKFDILLLDVFLGEVNGLDLIPSIRSHYPDCSIIVMTGYPDKDIAIKALQLGAFDFLEKPFPGELLFHVISRTMKTLHDKRKVARLFYDLHKSQTELISNQERLEYLNKQLRETNKALAIFAQNIESEKDDLEKQIAVKLRSLIVPSIEKLRNDNISSHYNNQIDMLIRQVEDLTSDFSPDANLAFKLSITEFRIASLIKHGNTTEEIARQLHVSPSTVRSHRKNIRKKLKINNARYSLKNFLYSSERHKLQGNKG; encoded by the coding sequence ATGGAACATTATGATTTTGATACTGATTTCAGTATACTTATTGCAGATGACGATGAATCTTTTTCCCAGCTTCTTGCTGATTTGTTATTGTCTCAAAATTTTGATGTAAGATATATTCGTGGACCTAAGTATAATATTGAACGTATTCTTGAAAGCAAATTTGATATCTTATTGCTTGATGTATTTTTAGGAGAAGTCAATGGTCTCGATTTGATTCCGAGTATTAGATCACACTATCCAGATTGCAGCATAATCGTCATGACGGGATATCCTGACAAAGATATTGCAATAAAAGCACTACAACTTGGGGCCTTTGACTTCCTTGAAAAGCCTTTCCCAGGAGAACTGCTGTTCCATGTTATTTCACGCACTATGAAAACCCTCCATGACAAACGTAAAGTGGCGAGACTGTTCTACGATCTTCACAAGAGTCAAACGGAACTGATTTCAAATCAAGAACGACTGGAGTATCTGAACAAGCAGTTGAGAGAGACAAACAAAGCATTGGCTATTTTTGCACAGAATATTGAAAGCGAAAAAGACGATTTGGAGAAGCAGATTGCAGTGAAACTTAGATCTCTTATCGTTCCTTCTATTGAGAAGTTGCGAAACGATAATATTTCTTCACATTATAATAATCAAATTGATATGCTTATTAGGCAAGTTGAAGATCTCACCTCAGATTTCTCACCGGACGCAAACCTGGCGTTCAAGCTTTCCATTACTGAATTTCGTATTGCATCCCTCATAAAGCATGGAAATACCACGGAAGAAATAGCCAGACAGCTCCATGTTTCCCCGAGTACTGTTCGATCGCATCGGAAAAATATCCGGAAAAAACTGAAGATCAACAATGCACGATACAGTCTGAAAAACTTCCTCTATTCCAGCGAACGCCACAAATTGCAGGGGAATAAGGGATAG
- a CDS encoding sigma-54-dependent transcriptional regulator, with product MASVFVIEDDRRWRACLREALQPMHSVVFTSENTTGYDLLAREAHEAVIINLEAISSNGIERLKELRRVLPYTPLIVTSPLGATEFIVEAVKAGAVDFVPKPYSGTRIKLAVDKALENRSLRDEIDYLRRQQDIIYDFDGIIAASASMKHAMSTIRKLAHSDSVVLMTGETGTGKSILSGAIHFNSARRRKPFVKINCANIPEALLESELFGHEKGAFTSANKTRVGRLEQANGGSVFLDEIGELSLALQAKFLRVLEEKAFERLGGNQTIHSDIRIIAATNKNLDEQVTNGAFREDLYYRVNVLRVHLPPLRNRRECIEPLSYHLLGKICRTARKRIEGFLPEVIALFKDYHWPGNIRELSNTIERSVFLEENRVIHAENVFLPLPARRSDRTDSTLKELTLREKEMILDALEACHWTQKDAASMLGITPRMLNYKVKKYGITHPRWRKNR from the coding sequence ATGGCCAGCGTATTTGTCATCGAGGACGATCGCCGTTGGAGAGCGTGCCTTAGGGAAGCGCTCCAACCCATGCACTCAGTCGTATTTACGTCTGAGAATACAACCGGTTACGATTTATTAGCGAGAGAAGCACATGAGGCTGTTATTATCAACCTGGAAGCAATATCATCAAACGGGATCGAAAGACTGAAAGAGCTGCGAAGGGTCCTTCCCTACACGCCCTTGATCGTTACCAGTCCACTTGGGGCGACGGAGTTCATCGTCGAGGCGGTGAAGGCCGGCGCGGTTGACTTCGTTCCCAAGCCCTATTCCGGAACGAGGATCAAACTGGCGGTCGACAAGGCTCTTGAAAACCGAAGCCTCAGGGATGAGATCGACTACCTGAGAAGGCAGCAGGATATTATTTATGATTTCGATGGGATAATTGCGGCCAGCGCTTCGATGAAACATGCGATGTCGACCATCAGAAAGCTTGCCCATTCGGATTCCGTCGTTCTCATGACGGGAGAGACCGGCACGGGGAAAAGCATTCTCTCCGGGGCGATTCACTTCAACAGTGCACGTCGCAGGAAGCCTTTCGTCAAGATCAATTGCGCCAACATACCTGAGGCGCTCCTTGAAAGCGAGCTTTTCGGGCACGAGAAGGGAGCCTTCACCAGCGCGAACAAGACTCGGGTGGGACGGCTGGAGCAGGCCAACGGCGGCAGCGTGTTTCTGGACGAAATCGGGGAGCTCTCCCTGGCCCTGCAGGCCAAATTCCTGCGGGTCCTGGAAGAAAAAGCCTTCGAACGGCTCGGTGGGAATCAGACGATTCATAGCGACATAAGGATCATTGCCGCCACGAACAAGAACCTTGACGAACAGGTGACAAACGGGGCATTTCGGGAAGATCTCTACTACCGCGTCAATGTGCTCCGAGTCCACTTGCCGCCCTTGCGGAACAGGCGCGAATGCATCGAGCCCCTTTCGTATCATCTCCTGGGCAAGATATGCCGTACCGCCAGGAAACGAATAGAGGGATTCCTCCCCGAAGTCATCGCCCTATTCAAAGACTATCACTGGCCCGGGAACATCCGCGAGCTCTCGAACACAATCGAACGGTCCGTTTTTCTCGAGGAGAACAGGGTCATTCATGCTGAGAACGTGTTCCTGCCTCTTCCCGCTCGCAGGAGCGACAGAACGGACTCCACCCTCAAGGAGTTGACCCTCCGGGAGAAGGAAATGATCCTGGATGCACTGGAGGCATGCCACTGGACGCAGAAAGACGCGGCTTCGATGTTGGGCATCACGCCGCGCATGCTCAATTACAAGGTAAAAAAATACGGCATAACCCATCCCAGGTGGCGCAAGAACAGGTGA
- a CDS encoding Ig-like domain-containing protein: MPGHNLSGVSARGRSLLFHLIVFLAVILTSFSVASSAYPASASLTWDPVTATNLTGYRIYYGTSSRSYTASVTLADVTAGTVPNLAEGTTYFFAVTSLGDVNEESDYSEEVSCTIPSANLAPVAQDTSLSTDEDTPESCTLIAADGDGDPLSFSIVTQGTLGTAVITNASSGSVTYTPKPNAFGTDTFTYKASDGKSNSNTATVSVTISPVNDAPIALGDSVSTSRNTPVIVNVLANDTDADGDVLMTASFTQGLHGTVQVSGASLLYTPFPDFNGNDSFSYTVNDGHDATATATVTVAVVIPNEPPVAQQSAIDTTEDTPGSGTLIAADGNGDPLTFSIVAQGTLGTVVVTNPSIGSFTYTPKSNAFGTDAFTFKASDGKANSNTATVTVTISPVNDAPTALNDAVSTPQNTAVTADVLSNDTDADGDVLTVSTFTQGLNGTVRLDNGFLRYTPNTDFNGTDSFNYTVADGCGGTASATVTIAVVAANSPPLAYNKNVQALANKPVSSLLKATDPERDPLTFSIVSNGTRGTAVLNNPVNGAFTYTPNSNVTGTDTFTFKANDGKRDSNTAVVTVKIKNNRTAVVVEAEEASMFSTPMTKGSDASASGGGYIWVPTGTGSISTPFQEGGSAHYVFKVPSAGKYRVWAREYSRNTAHNSFFISLDGGDFLPCNTALVKKWEWEQLRIGNSGKPLVVHLTPGEHTLRIKQKEDGTRIDKLLLSTNPRHFPSTVYSYGAAGVFGDWSITDPDPPGGRVSSIPDIERESVVVSLSGSGIRNEYHLGSDHEGWHNSRQFDLQWSMKFAEDYLISVHLKTTAGYRRIVYQPMDLDFIEKHGDAVKCGLGSSTRNGEWHTIIRDLRADLGRVLPGIAILEVNGISVRGSGRIDNVRLR, encoded by the coding sequence ATGCCTGGTCACAATCTGTCCGGCGTCTCGGCAAGAGGCCGTTCCCTTCTTTTCCATCTCATCGTCTTCCTGGCTGTAATCCTGACTTCTTTCTCGGTTGCATCAAGTGCCTACCCGGCTTCGGCCTCTCTTACCTGGGACCCCGTCACGGCAACGAATCTCACGGGCTACAGAATCTACTACGGAACATCGAGCCGCAGCTACACCGCCAGCGTGACCCTGGCCGACGTGACCGCCGGCACCGTCCCGAACCTTGCCGAAGGAACGACATACTTTTTCGCCGTCACATCCCTCGGTGACGTGAACGAGGAAAGCGATTATTCTGAAGAAGTATCCTGCACCATTCCATCTGCCAACCTTGCACCCGTTGCTCAGGACACTTCTCTGAGCACGGATGAGGATACACCGGAGTCCTGCACGCTCATTGCCGCCGACGGGGACGGAGACCCTCTGAGCTTCAGCATCGTCACCCAGGGCACCTTGGGAACCGCCGTCATCACAAACGCCTCCAGCGGTTCCGTCACATACACCCCAAAGCCAAATGCCTTTGGGACGGACACCTTCACCTATAAGGCCTCCGACGGAAAATCGAATTCGAACACGGCGACCGTGTCCGTGACGATCTCTCCGGTGAACGATGCCCCGATAGCCCTCGGCGACAGTGTTTCGACCTCGAGAAACACCCCGGTCATCGTCAACGTGCTTGCAAACGACACCGACGCGGACGGGGACGTGTTGATGACCGCCTCCTTTACACAGGGGCTCCACGGCACGGTCCAGGTCAGCGGCGCTTCCCTTCTTTACACGCCCTTCCCGGATTTCAACGGCAATGATTCCTTCAGCTATACGGTGAACGACGGACATGACGCCACGGCAACGGCCACGGTGACGGTTGCCGTCGTAATCCCCAACGAACCTCCGGTGGCTCAGCAATCCGCCATCGACACAACCGAGGACACGCCCGGGAGCGGCACGCTCATTGCCGCCGACGGGAACGGAGACCCTCTGACCTTCAGCATCGTCGCCCAGGGCACTTTGGGAACCGTGGTCGTGACAAACCCGTCCATTGGTTCCTTCACCTACACCCCGAAGTCCAATGCTTTTGGAACGGATGCTTTCACCTTCAAGGCCTCCGACGGAAAGGCGAATTCGAACACGGCGACCGTGACCGTGACGATTTCCCCCGTGAACGACGCTCCGACGGCATTGAACGACGCCGTTTCGACGCCCCAAAACACCGCGGTCACCGCCGACGTGCTTTCGAACGACACCGACGCGGACGGCGACGTGTTGACGGTTTCCACCTTCACTCAGGGTCTCAACGGGACGGTCCGGCTCGACAATGGTTTCCTGCGATACACGCCCAACACTGATTTCAACGGAACCGATTCGTTCAATTACACGGTTGCCGACGGTTGCGGCGGCACGGCATCCGCAACGGTGACGATCGCCGTCGTGGCTGCCAACAGCCCCCCTCTGGCCTACAACAAGAACGTCCAGGCCCTGGCGAACAAGCCCGTCAGTAGTCTCCTCAAGGCGACCGATCCGGAAAGAGACCCTCTGACTTTCAGCATCGTCAGCAACGGCACTCGCGGCACGGCGGTACTCAACAATCCCGTCAACGGGGCCTTCACCTATACCCCCAATTCCAATGTCACCGGAACGGACACTTTCACTTTCAAGGCCAATGACGGCAAGCGAGACTCCAACACGGCCGTTGTGACCGTCAAGATCAAGAACAACAGAACGGCCGTCGTCGTCGAGGCCGAGGAAGCCTCTATGTTCTCGACGCCCATGACGAAGGGATCGGATGCATCGGCTTCCGGTGGGGGCTACATTTGGGTTCCAACCGGAACGGGAAGCATTTCAACCCCGTTTCAGGAAGGCGGCTCGGCCCATTACGTCTTCAAGGTGCCGAGCGCCGGCAAGTACCGGGTATGGGCCCGGGAATACTCCAGAAACACGGCCCACAACTCATTTTTCATCTCCCTGGACGGCGGGGATTTCCTCCCCTGCAACACGGCTCTGGTCAAAAAATGGGAATGGGAACAACTGCGGATCGGGAATTCCGGCAAACCGCTCGTGGTGCACCTGACTCCCGGCGAGCATACACTGCGAATCAAACAGAAGGAGGACGGCACAAGAATCGACAAGCTGCTGCTCTCGACCAACCCGAGACATTTCCCCTCCACCGTGTATTCTTACGGAGCAGCCGGAGTGTTCGGCGATTGGAGCATCACCGATCCCGATCCGCCGGGGGGACGGGTCTCCTCGATCCCCGATATCGAGAGGGAAAGCGTCGTCGTCAGTTTGTCGGGCAGCGGCATCAGGAACGAATACCACCTTGGATCGGATCACGAGGGCTGGCACAATTCGCGTCAATTCGACCTCCAGTGGAGCATGAAATTCGCGGAAGACTACCTGATTTCCGTCCATCTGAAAACGACCGCCGGTTACCGACGAATCGTGTATCAGCCCATGGACCTCGACTTCATTGAAAAGCACGGCGACGCCGTGAAGTGCGGGCTGGGATCGAGCACCAGAAACGGCGAGTGGCACACCATTATCCGGGACCTGCGGGCGGATCTCGGCCGCGTCCTGCCCGGCATTGCCATATTGGAGGTCAACGGAATCTCCGTTCGCGGAAGCGGCAGAATCGACAACGTGAGGCTGAGGTAG
- a CDS encoding PilZ domain-containing protein has product MRSEEQPSTNNLSSVMEKRRCKRFRIRDNIYLTFCSGLYRLGRIMDISKTGISFEYLALEEHCRVDRVEIDIFSNSRGLYISRILCRVVYDIRCNDYQSLIGLENRRCGLEFARLSEEQMSGLMPVINEFR; this is encoded by the coding sequence ATGCGATCAGAAGAGCAACCCTCCACGAACAACCTGTCGTCCGTCATGGAAAAACGCCGATGCAAGCGTTTCCGAATCCGGGACAACATCTACCTGACCTTCTGCTCCGGTCTTTACAGGCTGGGAAGGATCATGGACATAAGCAAGACAGGCATCTCCTTTGAATACCTGGCATTGGAAGAACACTGCCGAGTGGATAGGGTGGAGATAGACATCTTCTCCAATTCAAGGGGCCTGTACATTTCCAGGATATTGTGCAGAGTGGTCTACGATATCAGGTGCAACGATTATCAGAGTCTCATCGGTTTGGAAAACAGGCGTTGCGGCCTGGAATTTGCGCGGCTCTCCGAAGAGCAGATGAGCGGGTTGATGCCGGTGATCAACGAATTCCGCTGA